From the Sphingomonas sabuli genome, the window CAGAATCGAGCTGGCCAGCGCGGCGCCGACGATGGTCAAAGCCGTCTTGTGCCGGGCCACGGCCCAGCCGATCAGCACCGTCAATCCGAAGCTCAGGTAGACGAAGTTCATACCAGGATAGAAGCCGCTCAGCAGGAGGTCGCTGAGCAGCAGCGCGCCAAAAGGCGCGACAAAGGCCAGCGCCCGCTTCGGCAAGTATGCGCCGCCGAACAGGGCCATCGCCGCGATCGGCGAAGAATTGGGCGGATGAGGCACCAGCCGCATCGCGGCAGCCGCGAAAATAGCGGTCAGCAGCGCCAGAAGGCGGACCTTGTTGTCCATCGTCAGTCCCAGTCTGTCCATGCGGCTGCTCATAGCCACCGCCACCCCCGATTGACAATGACGCGCTGGCGGACGAAGCGGCGCGCACGACGATGGTGCCGCCCACGGATGATTCCGGCGGGGGCGGTTGAAAGGGAAGCCGGCGAAAATCCGGCGCTGTGCCCGCAACTGTGAAGGCCGGACAATCCGGCCCAGCCAGGAACCTGCCAACGTCGGTCGTCCGCACCCGGCCGGGTCCAGCCGTCGGTGCGTGGTGCTGCATGGGTCTGGCCCCTGCCGCTCCTCTGTGACGACACCTGTCGTTACCTAGGAGGATCAAATATGCTGACCCTGTTGCTTGCGCCGGTTGCGGCCGCCGCTGCTGCTGCCGAACCCGAAATCATCGTCACCGCGTCTCGCTTTCCCGAGACAGAAGCCGAGAGCGCTGCCAGCGTCACGGTGATCGACGACGATACGATCGATCGGTTGGGTGAGCCTCTTGTCCCTGCCCTCGTCCGCCTGACGCCCTCGGCCGCGGTCGAAACCGGTGGGCCTGCCGGCACCCTCGCCCAAGTCCGCATTCGCGGCGCCGAAGCCAATCACACGCTGCTGTTCATTGACGGCATTCGCGCCAATGACCCTGCAGCTGGCGACATCCCGCGCTTCGAACTGCTCAATGCGGACATCGTTTCGCGCGTCGAAATCGTCCGCGGGCCGCAGTCGGCCCTTTGGGGTTCGGATGCGATCGGCGGCGTCGTCGCGGTCAATGGCGTTGACGCCACCGCCCCCGGCTACGCGACCAGCGCCGAGGCGGGGTCTTTCGGTTTCCGGCGAGCGGCCGCGTCCGGCACGGTCGCAACTCGCGACGCCAACCTTTCCGGAGCGATCGGATGGCAACGCGCGCGCGGCATCGACAGTTTCGACGGTACGGGCGACCGGGACGGTTATCGAAACCTGTCGGGGCGCCTGCGCGGGACCTTTGCGGTCGGCGATCGCATCGAAATCGGCGCGGCAGGCTTCGCTCTCGCTGGCCGCAGCGAATTCGATGGCTACGATCCAGTCACGTTTCTTCGCGGCGATACGCTCGACAGCACGCGCAACCGCCTCGCTGCTGGCCGGGTCTGGATTACCGCGGGCGACGCCGAGGGTCTCGGCGGAACGCTGGCGACCTCGCTGCTCCACTCGTCCAACCGCAATTTTCTCGACGATGCCGAGATCAATCGGACGAGCGGCAAGCGCTGGACTGCCGAGGCGCAGGCACATTACGGTTTTTCTACCGGCACCGTCCGGCACATGGCGGTTATCGCGCTCGACCACGACCGCGAGCGTTTCCGGGCAAGCGACAGCGTCTACTTCGGCGCCACCGACCAGCGCCGCAGCCGCACGCACGGCTCGATTACCGCAGAATGGCGCGCAGAGGTGAGTCCCGTGGTGGCCGACATCGCCGTCCGCCACGACCGCTTCAGCGCGTTCAAGGATGCCACGACGGTGCGCGCTTCGGCGCTTGTCCAACTCGGCCGCGGCATCTCCGTCAGCGGCGCCTATGCGGAAGGCATTGCCCAGCCGACCTTTTTCGATCTCTATGGGTTCTTCCCCGGGAATTTCGTTGGAAACCCTTCACTTAAGCCTGAAAGCTCGCGCGGGTTCGAATTGTCGCTGCGCTATCGCAACGGCCCGATCCAGGCTGCTCTGACCGGATACCGGCAAAGGCTGAGCGACGAGATCGTCGATGTATTCGACTCCGCGACGTTCACGTCGAGTACGGAGAACCGCGCGGACGTCAGCCGGCGGTCGGGCTTGGAAGCCGAAGCCAGCTGGTCGGCGGACGAGCGCCTTCGGCTGACCGCGAATTACAGCTATCTGCGCGCGACACAGCCGGCGGAGAGCCTGGTTGGACAGCTGCGCGAGGTCCGGCGGCCGAAGCACAGTGCGGCCATCGCCGCCGACGGGGTCATCGGCCGGATCACTTACGGTGGCTCGATCGCCTATGTCGGGCGACGGGGCGATACCAACTTCGATGTTTTCCCGGCGCAGCCGGTCAAGCTGGGCGCTTACTGGCTAGCCGGGGCGCGCATCGCGTATCGGGTCGCGCCGGCCATCGACCTGTTCGCGCGCGCCTCCAACCTGTTTGACGAGCGCTATCAGGACGTATTCGGCTATCGCACCGAAGGGCGCGGCCTGTTCGTCGGGGTGGAATTGGGAAAGAAGTAGCTAGTCCGCCGGGGCGTCGGCGATCATCGCCGTGAAATTGGCCTCGGCGGCGAGCTTGCCGTCGACGAGCGCCCGTCCCGCGAACTTGCACACGCTGCTGCGCTTCTGGACGAACTCGACTTCGAGCCGGAGGAGGACGCCAGGCTCGACCGGCTGGCGAAACTTCGCGCCCTCGATGGCCATGAAATAAACCAGCTTGCCCGACCCGGCGAGGCCAAGCGATTCGACCGCCAGCACGCCGGCCGCCTGGGCCAGCGCTTCGACGATCAGAACGCCCGGCATGATCGGACGTCCGGGGAAATGACCCTGGAAGAACTGCTCGTTCATCGTCACCGCCTTGATGGCGACGATGCCGGTGTCCGGGTCGAGGCTTTCGACCCGGTCGACGAGCAGCAAGGGGTAGCGATGCGGGAGCGCCGCCATCACCCGCCGGATATCCAGCGGGCCGATAGCCGTCGCTCCCGCCTGTTCGCTCACCGGCCCTGCGGCTGCTGCTGCTGCGGCTGCGCCTGCTGCGGCAGCGGCGTGACACTGACCGACGGCAAGGCGCTGTTGAGGCCGCTCAGCACTTCGGCGGTGACGTCGATGCTGTTGTCATTGGCCAGCGTGGCGCTCTTCGACAGCGCGATCATCGCACCGCGACGCGCACGGACCTGCTCGACGACCGAAATCAGCCGAACGCCAATCTGCTGCTGCACATGGGCGGCAGTCGACTGCAGCGTGCGCTGGGTCGTTTCGATTTCCTGGCTCGCCTGCTGCTGCTTGGTCTGGAAGGCGCGAATGCGGGCTTGAAGGGCGGCGTCCGGAGCCTTGTCGCCAAGCTTGTCGACGGTGTCCTGGATCGGCTTGCCTTCCGTTTCGATCTGCTGGCGAAGCGTCTGCGCACGGGTGCGAAGCGCGGTTTCCTTCTGCTGGATCTGGGAACGGGCCGACACGCAGGCGGTGCAGGTTTCCATGATGGTGTCGGTGTCGACCATGATGATCGGCGGACGCTGGGCCGAAGCGACCGTCGGAATGGACACGGCAGTCGCCGCAAACGCGGCCGCTACGAAGAATTTCTTCATCAGAATTGGGTTCCTACGTTGAATGAAAACAGCTTGGTGTCGTCGCCTTCCTGCTTGAGCAGGGCCTTGGCGATGTCGATCCGCAAGGGACCGAACGGGGACACCCAGTTGACGCCGACGCCGATCGACAGGCGCGGCTTGGGCGAATTGCCGACGAACACTTCCTTGAAGCCGTTGCTGCGGATGTAGCCCGCTGGGCAGGCGACAGGGTCGCCCGGAAGGATGTCGATGGAATCGCCCGGCACCGTCGGCGTGGCGATGCGGGTGCAGTTGGCGACGAGATCGGTCAGGTTCGGCTTCTTCAGCCCCCAGACGGAGCCGATATCGACGAACGCGGACGGACGCAGGCCGAGACTGCGGATGCCCGCGCTGACCGGCACTTCGAGCTCCAGCCGGCCCATGTAATAGGCATGGCCGCCTAGGGCGTCGTTGACACGCTGATTGTCGCCGCTCGGCTCGGCGATCTCGCCAAGGTCGTTGTAAGGCAAGCGCAGGATGCGCGGGCCGATGCCGCGAATGTCGAAGCCGC encodes:
- a CDS encoding DUF6580 family putative transport protein gives rise to the protein MDRLGLTMDNKVRLLALLTAIFAAAAMRLVPHPPNSSPIAAMALFGGAYLPKRALAFVAPFGALLLSDLLLSGFYPGMNFVYLSFGLTVLIGWAVARHKTALTIVGAALASSILFFVLTNFGMWLFSGFYPLTTAGLAACYTAAVPFFQNTVAGDLFFTALLFGGFALAERMIPALRMQVTPARA
- a CDS encoding TonB-dependent receptor plug domain-containing protein produces the protein MLTLLLAPVAAAAAAAEPEIIVTASRFPETEAESAASVTVIDDDTIDRLGEPLVPALVRLTPSAAVETGGPAGTLAQVRIRGAEANHTLLFIDGIRANDPAAGDIPRFELLNADIVSRVEIVRGPQSALWGSDAIGGVVAVNGVDATAPGYATSAEAGSFGFRRAAASGTVATRDANLSGAIGWQRARGIDSFDGTGDRDGYRNLSGRLRGTFAVGDRIEIGAAGFALAGRSEFDGYDPVTFLRGDTLDSTRNRLAAGRVWITAGDAEGLGGTLATSLLHSSNRNFLDDAEINRTSGKRWTAEAQAHYGFSTGTVRHMAVIALDHDRERFRASDSVYFGATDQRRSRTHGSITAEWRAEVSPVVADIAVRHDRFSAFKDATTVRASALVQLGRGISVSGAYAEGIAQPTFFDLYGFFPGNFVGNPSLKPESSRGFELSLRYRNGPIQAALTGYRQRLSDEIVDVFDSATFTSSTENRADVSRRSGLEAEASWSADERLRLTANYSYLRATQPAESLVGQLREVRRPKHSAAIAADGVIGRITYGGSIAYVGRRGDTNFDVFPAQPVKLGAYWLAGARIAYRVAPAIDLFARASNLFDERYQDVFGYRTEGRGLFVGVELGKK
- the fabZ gene encoding 3-hydroxyacyl-ACP dehydratase FabZ, with the protein product MSEQAGATAIGPLDIRRVMAALPHRYPLLLVDRVESLDPDTGIVAIKAVTMNEQFFQGHFPGRPIMPGVLIVEALAQAAGVLAVESLGLAGSGKLVYFMAIEGAKFRQPVEPGVLLRLEVEFVQKRSSVCKFAGRALVDGKLAAEANFTAMIADAPAD
- a CDS encoding OmpH family outer membrane protein translates to MKKFFVAAAFAATAVSIPTVASAQRPPIIMVDTDTIMETCTACVSARSQIQQKETALRTRAQTLRQQIETEGKPIQDTVDKLGDKAPDAALQARIRAFQTKQQQASQEIETTQRTLQSTAAHVQQQIGVRLISVVEQVRARRGAMIALSKSATLANDNSIDVTAEVLSGLNSALPSVSVTPLPQQAQPQQQQPQGR